In the Alkaliphilus oremlandii OhILAs genome, one interval contains:
- the iorA gene encoding indolepyruvate ferredoxin oxidoreductase subunit alpha: MKQLLTGNEAVARGAYEAGITYAAAYPGTPSTEILENIAPYKKEIIAEWAPNEKVALESAIGASVVGARALAAMKHVGVNVAADPLFSYAYTGVNGGLVLVSADDPGCHSSQNEQDNRLYAKFAKVAMVEPSDSQECKDMVKAAVEISERFDTIVILRMTTRICHGKGVVEFGEREEVGLKPYVKNPQKYATVPANARALRFVVEDRLAALEKFSNETDLNFFEWNDKKIGIISSSVSYQYAKDVFGDTVSYLKLGFTHPLPMDKIKEFAKEVETLYVIEELEPYIEDQIKAAGIHCIGKDKITGIGELNPDIIAKSLLGEEREMVDYDRSIAVNRPPTLCAGCPHRGFFYELSKKKDIIVNGDIGCYGLGVAPPLSTVDTIICMGASVSMAHGAQKVLNRHDVNKRMVAVIGDSTFFHTGINSLMDTMYNRGNTINVILDNRITGMTGHQENPGTGYTLQGMPTKEIDITALCKAIGVEHVRTINPLDLKEGKEALEWAMALDEPCVIITRWPCVLKSLSPEDKKEFGDYKGLCEVNHEKCIGCKMCIKTGCPALRFDKETKKVTIDKTQCVGCTVCLQVCPVKAISKVGE; encoded by the coding sequence ATGAAACAGTTACTTACAGGTAATGAGGCAGTTGCCCGTGGTGCATACGAAGCAGGGATTACATATGCAGCGGCTTATCCAGGTACGCCCAGTACAGAAATACTAGAGAACATTGCACCCTACAAGAAGGAAATCATAGCAGAATGGGCACCCAATGAAAAGGTAGCCTTAGAATCGGCGATTGGGGCATCCGTTGTAGGTGCAAGAGCACTGGCTGCAATGAAGCACGTGGGCGTAAACGTTGCTGCCGACCCATTGTTTTCTTATGCATATACAGGAGTGAATGGGGGCTTGGTATTGGTTTCAGCCGATGATCCAGGGTGTCATTCCTCCCAGAATGAGCAGGACAACAGACTGTATGCCAAGTTTGCAAAGGTAGCAATGGTAGAACCAAGTGATAGTCAAGAGTGTAAAGACATGGTAAAGGCTGCTGTAGAAATCAGTGAACGTTTTGATACCATCGTCATCTTAAGAATGACAACGAGAATCTGCCACGGTAAGGGCGTCGTTGAGTTTGGTGAAAGAGAAGAAGTAGGGCTAAAGCCTTATGTGAAAAACCCTCAAAAATATGCAACAGTACCAGCCAATGCAAGGGCTCTAAGATTTGTAGTAGAGGATCGATTGGCAGCGTTAGAGAAATTCTCCAATGAAACAGACTTGAACTTCTTTGAATGGAATGATAAGAAAATTGGCATTATTTCATCCAGCGTATCCTACCAATATGCCAAGGATGTATTTGGTGATACAGTTTCTTATCTAAAGCTGGGCTTTACCCATCCACTTCCAATGGATAAGATCAAGGAGTTTGCCAAAGAAGTAGAAACGCTTTACGTAATAGAAGAGCTAGAGCCATATATTGAAGATCAAATAAAAGCAGCAGGAATTCACTGTATTGGTAAGGATAAAATTACAGGAATTGGTGAGCTGAATCCGGATATTATCGCAAAGTCTTTGCTTGGTGAAGAAAGGGAAATGGTGGACTACGATAGAAGCATTGCAGTAAACAGACCGCCAACACTTTGTGCAGGATGTCCGCACAGAGGATTCTTCTATGAGCTTAGCAAGAAAAAAGACATCATCGTGAACGGCGATATCGGATGTTATGGCTTAGGGGTAGCGCCGCCGCTGAGCACTGTAGATACCATTATTTGTATGGGCGCAAGTGTTAGCATGGCCCATGGTGCTCAAAAGGTATTAAACAGGCATGATGTCAATAAGAGAATGGTGGCGGTTATCGGCGATTCTACTTTCTTTCATACAGGTATAAATTCACTGATGGATACGATGTACAATAGAGGGAATACGATTAATGTGATCTTAGACAATAGAATTACAGGAATGACAGGACATCAAGAAAACCCAGGAACGGGATACACCCTTCAAGGAATGCCAACAAAGGAAATCGACATTACGGCTTTATGCAAGGCTATTGGCGTGGAGCACGTAAGAACCATCAATCCTTTAGACCTGAAAGAAGGCAAAGAAGCCTTAGAATGGGCAATGGCATTGGATGAGCCTTGTGTTATTATTACGAGATGGCCATGTGTACTAAAGAGCTTATCTCCTGAAGATAAGAAGGAGTTTGGGGACTATAAAGGTCTATGTGAAGTGAACCACGAAAAATGCATTGGATGTAAAATGTGTATCAAAACCGGTTGTCCTGCACTTCGATTCGATAAAGAAACAAAAAAAGTGACCATCGATAAGACGCAATGTGTAGGCTGTACCGTTTGCCTTCAAGTTTGTCCAGTAAAAGCAATCAGTAAGGTGGGTGAATAA
- a CDS encoding indolepyruvate oxidoreductase subunit beta produces MSEVKSLLLVGVGGQGTILASKILSAGLLDAGYDVKMSEVHGMAQRGGSVTTQVRYGKKVHAPIIGKGQADILVSFEAMEALRWLEFLNPKGRAVVNDFKIPSAPILMGNVDYPEGVIETIKEKVNTSILDAGQIAERIGNPKTMNIVLLGALVKAMGLTDIDWEKAIRENVKEQFVEINIKAFEEGMKAVA; encoded by the coding sequence ATGTCAGAAGTTAAGAGTCTATTATTAGTTGGCGTTGGCGGACAAGGGACGATTCTTGCGAGTAAAATATTATCGGCAGGTCTACTGGATGCTGGCTACGATGTTAAAATGTCAGAGGTTCACGGTATGGCGCAGAGAGGTGGCAGCGTGACCACACAGGTTCGATACGGTAAGAAGGTTCATGCACCAATTATCGGAAAGGGTCAAGCGGATATTCTAGTTTCATTTGAGGCCATGGAAGCCCTTCGGTGGTTAGAGTTTTTAAATCCTAAGGGTAGAGCTGTCGTGAATGACTTTAAAATTCCATCGGCACCAATTTTAATGGGGAATGTGGATTATCCAGAGGGTGTCATAGAAACAATAAAAGAAAAAGTGAATACCAGTATATTAGACGCAGGGCAAATAGCAGAACGCATCGGCAACCCAAAAACGATGAATATTGTACTTTTAGGCGCTTTGGTTAAGGCGATGGGACTGACAGACATTGACTGGGAGAAAGCTATCCGAGAAAATGTAAAAGAGCAATTTGTAGAGATTAATATCAAGGCCTTTGAGGAAGGTATGAAGGCTGTAGCGTAG
- the buk gene encoding butyrate kinase, which translates to MSFKILAINPGSTSTKIAIYEDTKEISKKNIEHPSDEIAKYNKITDQYEMRYKQILSFLEENNFDIKSLSAVVGRGGPLPPVRSGAYKVNDAMVDRLKNRPIIEHASNLGSIIAKEIADSIGVNAYIYDSISVDELDDIARISGLAEIERQSLTHCLNMRAAAIKTAGNIGKAYKDCNFVVAHLGGGISLSAHRQGKMVDMVSDVEGPFSPERAGVLPTDKLVSMCYTTEQSVVNKKLRGKGGLVSYLNTNSALEVQDRIDNGDEYAKLVYEAMAYQIAKAIGQLSVVLEGNIDRIILTGGIAYSKMLMDWIVKRVSFIAPIEILPGENELESLALGTLRVLKGEEEAYEYDLD; encoded by the coding sequence GTGTCTTTTAAAATACTAGCGATCAACCCAGGTTCAACTTCAACAAAAATAGCAATCTATGAGGATACAAAGGAGATATCTAAAAAGAATATTGAGCATCCAAGTGATGAAATTGCAAAGTACAACAAAATTACAGATCAATATGAAATGAGATACAAACAAATCCTAAGCTTTTTAGAGGAAAATAATTTTGATATCAAGAGTCTTTCTGCCGTTGTAGGTAGAGGAGGTCCGCTGCCGCCAGTACGCTCTGGTGCATATAAAGTAAACGATGCCATGGTAGATCGACTAAAGAATAGACCGATTATTGAGCATGCATCGAACCTAGGCTCTATCATAGCGAAGGAAATCGCAGATTCTATCGGTGTCAATGCTTATATCTACGATTCTATCTCTGTAGATGAATTAGATGATATTGCAAGAATTTCAGGTTTGGCAGAGATCGAAAGACAGAGTTTAACCCATTGCTTGAACATGAGAGCTGCGGCCATAAAGACTGCTGGTAATATAGGAAAGGCCTATAAGGATTGTAACTTTGTGGTGGCGCACTTAGGTGGAGGTATTTCCTTAAGTGCCCATCGCCAAGGAAAGATGGTGGATATGGTATCCGATGTTGAGGGGCCATTTTCTCCAGAAAGAGCAGGGGTTTTGCCGACGGATAAGCTTGTCAGCATGTGCTATACCACAGAGCAATCTGTTGTAAATAAAAAGCTGAGGGGTAAAGGTGGTTTAGTATCCTATCTCAATACCAACAGCGCCTTAGAGGTACAAGATCGAATCGATAATGGTGATGAGTACGCAAAGCTTGTTTATGAAGCCATGGCGTATCAAATCGCCAAAGCCATTGGTCAGCTTTCTGTGGTATTGGAGGGAAATATCGATCGAATTATATTAACTGGTGGTATTGCATATTCAAAAATGCTGATGGATTGGATTGTAAAAAGAGTATCGTTCATTGCGCCAATAGAAATTCTACCTGGAGAAAATGAACTAGAATCCTTAGCCCTTGGAACCTTACGAGTACTAAAGGGAGAAGAAGAAGCATACGAATATGATTTAGATTAA
- the hisC gene encoding histidinol-phosphate transaminase, translating into MTTNLFRKELEVLKPYVPGKPIEEVQKEYGIDQIEKLASNENPLGPSPKAVEAIMREVQHINIYPDAYAMKLKEEIAKRTNLTHENIITGNGGEQIIQLIAQTFINPGDEAIMADTTFGLYETSVLNMKGVPVILPLKDYKHDLDGFVEKINENTKIIYICNPNNPVGNILSKEEMEGFVARVPENVVIVLDEAYYDYAKVNPEYPESLDVLAKRPNTVILRTFSKVGGIAGVRVGYALTSKEIASQMSKVKDVFNVNILAQAAALGVLEDTEHIEKTVKLNYESLGMMEKYCEENDLEYIKSNANFMFMNIGTHSKPVFEELMKQGIIIRPGFLWKWDNWIRVSTGTLEQTEKFIDKLDGILNKGTCCCG; encoded by the coding sequence ATGACTACAAATTTATTTAGAAAAGAGCTGGAGGTTTTAAAGCCTTATGTACCGGGAAAACCAATTGAAGAGGTGCAGAAAGAATACGGCATCGATCAGATCGAGAAATTAGCATCTAATGAAAATCCGTTAGGACCTTCTCCAAAGGCTGTGGAAGCAATTATGAGAGAAGTTCAGCACATTAATATTTATCCAGATGCTTATGCAATGAAGCTGAAAGAGGAAATTGCTAAAAGAACCAATTTAACTCATGAAAATATCATTACAGGAAATGGTGGAGAGCAGATTATACAACTCATAGCGCAGACTTTTATCAATCCTGGAGACGAAGCGATTATGGCAGATACTACATTTGGTCTATACGAAACAAGTGTGCTGAATATGAAGGGTGTACCTGTTATTCTTCCGTTAAAGGACTACAAACATGATTTAGATGGATTTGTTGAGAAAATCAATGAAAATACAAAGATCATCTATATCTGTAATCCAAACAACCCTGTCGGTAATATCTTAAGCAAAGAAGAAATGGAAGGTTTCGTTGCAAGGGTTCCAGAAAATGTGGTGATTGTATTGGATGAAGCATATTACGATTACGCAAAAGTGAATCCAGAGTACCCAGAGTCTTTGGATGTCTTAGCAAAAAGACCGAATACTGTGATCCTAAGAACCTTCTCTAAGGTAGGCGGTATTGCAGGCGTAAGGGTAGGGTATGCTCTTACATCAAAGGAAATTGCATCTCAAATGAGCAAGGTAAAAGATGTATTTAACGTAAATATACTAGCTCAGGCTGCTGCTTTAGGCGTGTTAGAAGATACAGAGCATATAGAGAAAACAGTGAAGCTGAATTATGAATCCCTAGGGATGATGGAAAAGTATTGTGAAGAAAATGATCTGGAGTATATAAAATCCAATGCAAACTTTATGTTTATGAATATAGGGACACATTCTAAGCCTGTATTTGAAGAGCTGATGAAGCAAGGAATCATCATAAGACCGGGATTCCTATGGAAGTGGGATAACTGGATTCGAGTAAGTACAGGAACATTAGAGCAAACAGAGAAGTTCATCGATAAGCTGGATGGCATCCTAAATAAAGGAACATGCTGCTGCGGCTAA
- a CDS encoding DUF438 domain-containing protein: MNQDREKINGLIEYVKGIKDNLNGAELYLKYKSDIENVKPQEAFEVFYALLEEGMEPKEVLVFLDKIINVFYKSLSHHQWERPANDNFLVDLILENEALFERAEEIKIDLKEENLEIKKEKLIPKVKALEAIKHHYLKKENILFPYLEKTMEKFHGLKIMWALHDEVRNRIQETVSILQSKESDEKEVNGVIGKLFFGILGVAKKENLILFPAASEVLSPQDWYDMHKQSLEYEFSFIEKAKEEIEMYRTDSEGRTEVFEGEYKLKTETGELSLEQVAMIFNALPVDMTFVDENNKVRYFTRPKDRIFPRSPAIIGRDVNNCHPPDSVHIVQKIIEGFRTGQKDSAKFWIELKGKMILIQYFALRDAKGIYRGTLEVSQDITEIRGLEGQRRLLDWD; encoded by the coding sequence ATGAACCAAGACAGAGAAAAAATCAATGGATTGATCGAGTATGTGAAGGGCATAAAAGATAATTTAAACGGGGCAGAGCTTTACTTAAAGTACAAAAGTGATATTGAAAATGTGAAGCCCCAAGAAGCTTTTGAAGTATTTTATGCATTACTAGAGGAAGGAATGGAGCCTAAAGAAGTTCTAGTTTTTTTAGATAAGATCATCAATGTCTTCTATAAAAGCCTGTCCCATCACCAATGGGAGAGACCTGCAAATGATAATTTTCTAGTGGATTTAATTCTTGAGAATGAGGCTCTTTTTGAAAGGGCAGAAGAGATAAAAATAGACTTAAAGGAAGAAAATTTAGAGATAAAGAAAGAAAAGCTGATTCCTAAGGTTAAGGCTCTTGAAGCGATCAAACACCACTATTTAAAAAAGGAAAATATCTTATTTCCTTATTTAGAAAAAACCATGGAGAAGTTCCATGGATTAAAAATTATGTGGGCATTACATGATGAAGTAAGAAATCGAATTCAGGAGACTGTAAGTATTCTCCAATCAAAGGAAAGTGATGAAAAAGAGGTCAATGGCGTCATCGGAAAGCTATTCTTTGGAATCTTAGGGGTAGCGAAGAAAGAGAATTTAATTCTTTTTCCAGCCGCAAGCGAGGTCTTAAGCCCTCAGGATTGGTACGACATGCATAAGCAAAGTCTGGAGTATGAATTTTCCTTCATAGAAAAAGCAAAAGAAGAGATCGAAATGTATCGCACAGATTCAGAGGGACGAACTGAGGTTTTCGAAGGAGAATACAAGCTGAAAACAGAAACGGGAGAATTGAGCCTCGAGCAGGTTGCAATGATTTTCAATGCATTGCCAGTAGATATGACCTTTGTAGATGAAAACAACAAGGTAAGATACTTTACGCGACCGAAGGATCGAATATTTCCTCGTTCTCCTGCGATTATCGGAAGGGATGTCAACAACTGTCACCCACCGGATAGTGTCCATATTGTCCAAAAAATCATAGAAGGGTTTAGAACTGGACAAAAGGATTCTGCAAAGTTTTGGATTGAGTTAAAGGGAAAAATGATCTTAATACAATATTTTGCACTAAGAGATGCGAAGGGCATCTATCGTGGAACCTTAGAAGTGAGTCAAGATATAACCGAAATACGAGGATTGGAAGGGCAGAGAAGATTGCTAGATTGGGATTAA
- a CDS encoding class I SAM-dependent methyltransferase — protein sequence MSKFYTEISKYYDYIFPTGKAQLQLIKKIVGEAPKNILDVACGSGGYAKSLNDSGHQVTAIDLDQEMVQALKARDTGIDARVLNMLDIEVLNKTFDLIFCIGNSVVHLNNNEEIYEFLKSCKNSLKENGHLLIQIVNYDRVLAQDVKQLPTIKNEDVPLVFERYYDYWPEQHKINFRTILRVNENVLENSVLLHPIKSTEFVGLLEELGFQDIQLYGSFNQEAYDPMVSFPLIMVAKK from the coding sequence ATGTCAAAATTTTATACTGAAATATCCAAATACTATGATTATATATTTCCTACGGGGAAAGCACAGCTTCAGTTAATTAAAAAAATTGTGGGAGAGGCACCAAAAAATATTTTAGACGTAGCCTGCGGCAGTGGTGGTTATGCCAAATCCTTAAACGATAGTGGACACCAGGTTACTGCCATAGACTTAGACCAAGAAATGGTACAAGCATTAAAAGCGAGGGATACAGGCATCGATGCTCGTGTGCTCAATATGTTAGATATAGAAGTGCTAAACAAAACCTTTGACTTGATTTTTTGCATCGGTAATTCTGTAGTACATCTCAATAATAACGAGGAAATCTACGAATTTCTAAAATCATGTAAAAACAGCTTGAAGGAAAATGGCCATTTATTAATTCAAATCGTGAATTACGATAGAGTTTTGGCTCAAGATGTAAAACAATTACCGACAATAAAAAATGAAGATGTTCCTTTAGTTTTTGAGCGATATTATGACTATTGGCCAGAGCAACATAAAATAAATTTTAGAACCATACTAAGAGTAAACGAAAATGTATTAGAAAATAGTGTTCTGCTTCATCCAATAAAATCTACAGAGTTTGTAGGCTTATTAGAGGAATTAGGATTTCAAGATATTCAGCTTTATGGAAGCTTCAATCAGGAGGCATACGACCCAATGGTCTCTTTTCCATTGATTATGGTAGCAAAGAAATAA
- a CDS encoding pentapeptide repeat-containing protein produces MLEEIILNAQMEDRYLRDGNFEDELLIGVDISKIEFESVQFTKCTFENCDFTKASFYATRFINCNFSNCIFTESYWKNSEILSCKGDGGNFSRSSIKESTLLNSSFCYAIYSETLWEKCTIHHCNFKNAFFSEVKLKKSDLKEVDFSNVDFFKTPLKGIDLSACEIGGIMVSDTYKELQGVKISPLQAVDVVHLLGVKII; encoded by the coding sequence ATGTTAGAGGAAATTATTTTAAATGCGCAAATGGAGGATCGATATCTCCGTGATGGCAATTTTGAAGATGAGCTGCTCATCGGTGTTGATATTTCCAAAATTGAATTTGAATCTGTTCAATTTACAAAATGTACGTTTGAAAATTGTGATTTTACGAAAGCTAGTTTTTATGCTACTCGTTTTATCAACTGTAATTTTTCCAATTGTATCTTTACAGAGAGTTATTGGAAAAATTCAGAAATATTAAGCTGTAAAGGGGATGGTGGAAATTTCAGCCGCAGCTCCATAAAGGAAAGTACCCTATTGAACAGTTCCTTTTGTTATGCCATTTACTCAGAAACCCTATGGGAAAAGTGCACAATCCATCACTGCAACTTTAAAAATGCTTTCTTTTCAGAGGTAAAGCTAAAAAAATCAGATTTAAAGGAAGTGGATTTTAGTAACGTGGACTTCTTTAAGACACCATTAAAAGGTATCGATCTTTCTGCCTGTGAAATCGGCGGCATTATGGTGTCGGACACTTATAAAGAGCTTCAAGGCGTTAAAATCAGCCCACTACAAGCAGTGGATGTCGTTCATCTTCTAGGGGTCAAAATAATTTAG
- the metF gene encoding methylenetetrahydrofolate reductase [NAD(P)H] — protein MQIKELFKRKNLVFSFEVFPPKVTSPIGSIYDTLEGLQDLKPDYISVTYGAGGNGNDNRTGEIAAIIKNKYGIEALAHLTCIGSTLEQTKGVLQELRDKGVHNVLALRGDIPEGFEGKGELKNSQDLIRLIREDQGNRFGIAAACYPEGHVEGKNVDQDIEILKLKEEAGADHAITQLFFDNNYFYEFLNKVEEKGIQLPIQAGIMPVTNKKQIERIVALSGANLPVKFKKIMEKYEHNKEALRDAGIAYALDQIVDLISTGARGIHLYTMNNPYIARSVTESIHSILKSVNKEKEVV, from the coding sequence ATGCAGATAAAAGAATTATTTAAAAGAAAGAATCTTGTTTTTTCCTTTGAGGTGTTTCCGCCGAAGGTGACATCTCCCATAGGAAGTATCTATGACACTTTAGAGGGGTTGCAGGATCTAAAGCCAGACTATATTAGCGTTACTTACGGTGCTGGTGGCAATGGCAACGATAATAGAACAGGCGAAATTGCAGCCATCATTAAAAATAAATATGGCATTGAGGCGCTGGCGCATCTGACCTGCATTGGATCCACCTTAGAGCAAACGAAGGGGGTTTTACAAGAACTAAGGGATAAAGGAGTTCATAATGTGCTGGCCTTAAGAGGAGATATACCGGAAGGATTTGAAGGGAAGGGAGAGCTAAAGAACTCTCAGGACCTAATTAGACTCATAAGAGAAGATCAAGGAAATCGGTTTGGCATTGCAGCAGCTTGTTATCCAGAAGGCCATGTGGAAGGAAAGAATGTAGATCAAGACATTGAAATACTAAAGCTAAAGGAGGAGGCTGGTGCAGATCACGCCATTACGCAGCTTTTCTTTGATAACAATTATTTTTACGAATTTTTAAATAAGGTAGAAGAGAAGGGGATTCAATTGCCCATTCAGGCGGGAATTATGCCTGTAACGAATAAAAAACAGATTGAAAGAATTGTTGCACTTTCTGGTGCAAATCTCCCAGTGAAATTTAAGAAGATTATGGAGAAATATGAGCATAATAAAGAGGCTCTGAGAGATGCTGGAATCGCCTATGCCTTGGATCAAATTGTAGATTTAATCTCCACAGGGGCTAGGGGAATCCACCTTTATACCATGAACAATCCCTATATTGCCAGAAGTGTAACAGAATCCATCCATTCCATACTAAAGAGTGTCAATAAAGAGAAGGAAGTTGTTTAG
- a CDS encoding vitamin B12 dependent methionine synthase activation region, protein MNQSPQNKSEVLRYLGYSGQEIDHITNRIIDESMEEMQNLIEERFVYKFFNILRKKDHLLLKNTEFELRGNSIRKHLREAKDCILMAITLGNGVDARIRYYEKVSMAKALILDACATVAVEEICDKVCDNLEHIVAAEEKTLTCRFSPGYGDLPLSIQKNFLAVLDAEKSIGLNASSHHILTPRKSVTAIVGIVPRNKSVEKVDSICQGCNKYTTCTFKHLKF, encoded by the coding sequence ATGAATCAAAGTCCCCAAAATAAATCGGAGGTCCTGCGTTATTTAGGATATAGTGGACAGGAAATAGATCATATTACAAATCGTATCATTGACGAATCCATGGAGGAAATGCAAAACCTCATAGAGGAAAGGTTCGTATACAAATTTTTTAATATCCTTAGAAAAAAGGATCATTTACTGCTAAAAAACACAGAATTTGAGCTGAGAGGGAATAGTATTCGAAAGCATTTAAGGGAAGCAAAGGACTGTATCTTAATGGCTATTACCTTAGGCAACGGGGTAGATGCTCGAATTCGATATTATGAGAAAGTCAGTATGGCGAAGGCATTAATTTTAGATGCTTGTGCTACGGTAGCCGTAGAGGAAATCTGTGATAAGGTCTGCGACAACCTAGAGCATATTGTAGCGGCAGAGGAAAAGACCTTAACCTGTAGATTCAGCCCAGGCTACGGCGATCTTCCCTTAAGTATACAGAAGAACTTTCTGGCTGTTTTAGATGCAGAGAAGTCCATTGGACTCAATGCCTCTTCCCATCATATATTGACACCGAGAAAATCTGTAACAGCCATTGTAGGCATTGTGCCTAGGAATAAGAGCGTAGAAAAAGTAGACAGTATCTGCCAAGGCTGTAATAAATACACCACCTGTACTTTTAAGCACTTAAAGTTTTAA